From the genome of Gracilinanus agilis isolate LMUSP501 chromosome 2, AgileGrace, whole genome shotgun sequence, one region includes:
- the LOC123235170 gene encoding glycodelin, with protein MKFLLLTVGLALIGTIQAIENIYPQKDVVVEELSGRWYLKQLVSTMDFPRNLLEIDIKDVSLTPEGDLELVIARRTDNCVEKKILAKKTEKPAVFEIAVPSEHDLHTLTMVKTDYDNFTLVCLNMDSLEKKACAYYVRRIDEHKGMEEFKKILLTFPMPYTVTDFIPQDMCRF; from the exons ATGAAATTCCTTCTGCTCACTGTTGGTTTGGCCCTCATTGGTACCATCCAGGCCATTGAAAACATTTACCCCCAGAAAGATGTGGTGGTTGAAGAG CTTTCAGGGAGATGGTATCTCAAGCAACTGGTATCAACCATGGACTTCCCAAGAAACCTGCTGGAAATAGACATTAAGGATGTTAGCCTTACTCCTGAAGGTGATCTAGAACTGGTTATAGCAAGAAG GACTGACAACTGTGTTGAGAAGAAGATTCTTGCGAAGAAAACTGAGAAACCCGCTGTATTTGAGATTGCTG TTCCCTCAGAGCATGACTTGCACACACTCACTATGGTTAAAACCGACTATGACAACTTTACCCTCGTTTGCTTGAACATGGATTCCCTGGAGAAAAAGGCATGTGCCTATTATG TTAGAAGAATAGATGAACACAAAGGAAtggaagaattcaagaaaattctcCTGACTTTCCCTATGCCTTACACAGTGACTGATTTCATTCCACAAG ACATGTGCCGTTTTTAG